The following proteins are co-located in the Flectobacillus major DSM 103 genome:
- a CDS encoding glycoside hydrolase family 97 protein, producing MKYLGVFMLILLLYTTSLAQKNIEIQSPSTRIKLGLALASNGSITYRVSINNITILRPSSLGFKLAKPAVLLNRFAITSTDSTEHLDTWQPVWGETHSITNHYKEIKLHLKAVPSNILLDIIFRVFNDGVGFRYEFPEQTNFKHFIVADELTQFNLSANNKTFWIPGDYDTNEYLYNTTLFTGIKALAAANKEKDIAVKSIIGDNAVQTPLMMKTPEGIYLNIHEAALVNYPVMHLLADTPQLGLTSHLTPDAVGNKAYLQTPAKTPWRTLVITEKATDVLASKMILNLNEPSKIEHTDWIKPQKFIGMWWEMHVGKATWEKSSGKHGANTENVKKYIDFAANNGFDGVLVEGWNEGWEDWFGNWKEEVFDFVTPYADYNIDALLAYAKDKGVKLIMHHETSGSATNYERRIDRAFQYMNDKGINTVKTGYVGKIIPRGEHHDSQWMVNHYNRVAEKAIEYKIMLEAHESARPTGLHRTYPNWLANEAARGNEFNNAPTLGLTPEHETILPFTRLMGGPMDYTPGFFRMQLNQFEPSRKTRVRTTLAKQLALYVTMYSPLQMAGDLPENFSRYPDAFQFIKDVPVDWDDTKVLDAEPGDYIAIARKQKGKESWFVGAITDENAREITVHFDFLPKNQQYQAIIYRDADNANWESNPEAYVIQKVELNSTSVLALKLAKGGGCAISIVKL from the coding sequence ATGAAGTATTTAGGTGTATTCATGCTAATACTGCTGTTGTATACTACCAGTTTGGCACAAAAGAACATCGAGATTCAATCTCCCAGTACTCGAATTAAGCTAGGGCTGGCTCTCGCCTCCAATGGCAGTATTACCTACAGGGTAAGTATTAATAATATTACTATTCTCAGGCCATCTTCTTTAGGATTTAAACTGGCTAAACCTGCTGTTCTACTCAATCGCTTTGCTATTACCTCAACTGATTCGACCGAACATCTTGATACGTGGCAACCTGTTTGGGGTGAAACCCACAGTATTACCAATCACTATAAGGAAATAAAGCTCCACTTGAAGGCCGTTCCGTCCAATATCTTACTTGATATTATTTTTCGGGTATTCAACGACGGCGTAGGCTTTCGCTACGAGTTTCCAGAACAAACTAATTTCAAACATTTTATTGTAGCTGATGAGTTAACACAGTTTAATTTGAGTGCCAATAATAAAACTTTCTGGATTCCAGGCGATTACGACACCAATGAGTATCTTTATAATACTACTCTTTTTACTGGAATAAAGGCTCTGGCTGCTGCCAATAAAGAAAAAGATATTGCCGTAAAATCAATCATTGGTGACAATGCCGTACAAACTCCCTTGATGATGAAAACCCCCGAGGGTATTTACTTGAATATCCACGAGGCGGCTTTGGTGAATTATCCTGTAATGCACTTACTTGCTGATACCCCCCAATTAGGGCTTACATCGCACCTTACACCTGATGCCGTTGGCAACAAAGCGTATTTGCAAACACCTGCCAAAACGCCTTGGCGAACATTGGTTATTACTGAAAAAGCTACGGATGTGTTGGCTTCAAAAATGATTTTGAACCTTAACGAACCTTCAAAAATTGAACATACCGACTGGATTAAGCCCCAAAAGTTTATAGGAATGTGGTGGGAAATGCACGTGGGAAAAGCTACTTGGGAAAAAAGTAGTGGCAAACATGGGGCAAATACAGAAAATGTTAAAAAATACATAGATTTTGCCGCCAACAATGGCTTTGATGGCGTATTGGTAGAGGGCTGGAACGAGGGCTGGGAGGATTGGTTTGGCAATTGGAAAGAGGAGGTTTTTGATTTTGTAACACCTTATGCCGATTACAATATAGATGCCCTATTGGCTTATGCCAAAGATAAGGGGGTAAAGCTTATTATGCACCACGAAACCTCTGGTTCGGCAACCAATTACGAACGCCGAATAGACAGGGCTTTCCAATACATGAATGACAAAGGAATTAATACCGTAAAAACAGGTTATGTAGGGAAGATTATCCCAAGGGGCGAGCATCACGATAGCCAATGGATGGTAAATCATTATAATCGTGTGGCCGAAAAAGCGATAGAATATAAAATTATGCTGGAGGCTCACGAGTCTGCACGCCCAACGGGCTTGCACAGAACATATCCTAACTGGCTCGCCAATGAAGCCGCCCGTGGCAATGAATTTAACAATGCTCCTACTTTGGGGCTAACCCCTGAGCATGAAACAATACTACCTTTTACTAGGCTAATGGGTGGCCCAATGGACTATACACCGGGCTTTTTCAGAATGCAACTAAATCAATTTGAGCCTTCTCGCAAAACACGTGTTAGAACTACACTTGCCAAACAATTGGCTTTGTACGTAACCATGTATAGCCCTCTGCAAATGGCGGGCGACTTACCCGAAAACTTTAGCCGCTATCCTGATGCTTTTCAGTTTATCAAAGATGTGCCTGTAGACTGGGACGATACCAAAGTACTAGATGCCGAGCCTGGCGATTATATAGCTATTGCCCGCAAACAAAAAGGAAAAGAAAGCTGGTTTGTAGGAGCAATTACCGACGAAAATGCCCGTGAAATTACCGTCCACTTTGATTTTTTACCAAAAAATCAGCAATATCAAGCAATCATTTATCGAGATGCCGATAACGCCAATTGGGAAAGTAATCCAGAAGCCTATGTTATCCAAAAAGTTGAACTTAACAGTACGTCTGTCTTGGCATTAAAATTGGCCAAAGGTGGAGGTTGTGCTATTAGCATAGTCAAATTGTAG
- a CDS encoding glycoside hydrolase family 31 protein has protein sequence MNTTHFVRIAISLILCFNGINTFAQQVGNYVSFIKTNTELRLKGTTGDILIQVLGQNIFKIQMLKTNQIVVDSAYTIILKPQRLDNPIKETSETIEIQFEKCVLQVDKYPLRVGLKSGNSFKIQEDEGFTQTPDSVYLSFRINPKDIFHGAGARPFGLDLNKKVFDFYNTYEPGYYEENTKVVQGINIPFLVSSHRYGLLVDSQLPGSMRMYVGALDSTKLNIQINSKGHWAYYLINGDSNDEILAGYTLLTGRQPLPPRWAFGYLQSKYGYRSEEEAISVVSKLRAQGFPIDALILDLYWYGNETKMGNLDWDLSKWPNPTKMMGDFSNKGVKTILISDPYVTINSSNFKIADSLGYLAKDILTHKTSTFSMWNGVVGLLDIYQSSTQKWLWDNYKRLINQGVSGWWSDKVEPETHPLNLLHPIGSTLQVHNLYPLIWAQNMSEGYRIEYPQKRLFHLIRSAYTGAQRYGVLPWSGDVTRYWAGLNVQIPIMLQSGMSGLAYMHSDVGGFFTDPSQKDKNEELDLRWLQMSVFSPMVRVHGLRENIEPYNLSEPFGSIFRNYLNIRYKLLPYIYTLAWQNTTTGRPICLPMDYFEFDKPLGNNKDQYFFGENLLVAPVLLHGMLVRKVVLPKGKWFNFWTNELHDGNNNVFNQLSLEHIPVYAKAGSIIPLAQSAKVSTEYYTSDSLLLKYFQDISVPSTTFTMYHDDGNNPQAIASQQFEQLQFSGQTWTDSIAIQLNRTHTFKGGLSTRAMVLEVENLTSIPKSVKINNQNVAVVLNESAFNKDFLSYYNVATKQLKIRYLWNCNERVQISIERNGLAIITGIDEELAESSFFSVHPNPVQAGQNITITTNIPSTGRYTLELLSEQGTVLSQVNIGKQSKGVVLKQNWEMPVVRGVHIIRLIEENGIVVSKKIVIF, from the coding sequence ATGAATACAACTCATTTTGTCAGAATTGCTATCAGCCTAATCTTGTGTTTCAATGGTATTAATACCTTTGCTCAACAGGTAGGAAATTATGTTAGTTTCATAAAAACTAATACTGAACTAAGGCTTAAAGGAACAACAGGAGATATTTTGATTCAAGTATTGGGTCAAAATATCTTTAAAATACAAATGTTGAAAACCAATCAAATAGTGGTGGATAGTGCTTACACAATTATCCTGAAACCACAGAGATTAGACAATCCTATCAAAGAAACATCAGAAACAATAGAAATACAATTTGAGAAATGTGTTTTACAAGTAGATAAATATCCGCTTCGGGTAGGCTTAAAATCTGGAAATTCGTTTAAAATACAAGAAGATGAAGGCTTTACTCAAACACCCGATTCTGTGTATCTTTCTTTCCGAATAAATCCCAAAGATATATTTCATGGTGCAGGAGCAAGGCCTTTTGGCTTAGACCTTAACAAAAAGGTTTTTGATTTCTACAATACCTACGAGCCAGGTTATTATGAAGAAAACACCAAGGTGGTACAAGGTATCAATATCCCTTTCTTGGTATCGTCGCACCGATATGGGTTATTGGTTGATAGTCAATTGCCAGGCTCTATGCGGATGTACGTAGGTGCATTGGATTCTACAAAGTTAAATATCCAAATTAATAGCAAGGGACATTGGGCATATTACTTGATTAATGGAGATTCCAACGATGAAATTTTGGCAGGATATACATTACTGACTGGACGACAACCTTTACCACCCCGTTGGGCTTTTGGGTATTTACAATCAAAATATGGTTATCGTTCAGAAGAGGAGGCCATCAGTGTGGTATCTAAGTTAAGGGCTCAAGGGTTTCCAATAGATGCCCTCATCCTTGATTTGTATTGGTATGGCAATGAAACCAAAATGGGGAATTTGGATTGGGATTTGTCAAAATGGCCTAATCCTACCAAAATGATGGGCGATTTTTCAAATAAAGGCGTAAAAACTATTCTGATCTCTGACCCTTATGTAACAATTAATTCCTCCAATTTCAAAATAGCAGATTCATTAGGCTATCTAGCAAAAGATATTTTGACCCATAAAACCAGCACCTTTTCTATGTGGAATGGGGTAGTTGGTTTGTTAGATATTTATCAATCCTCTACTCAAAAATGGTTATGGGATAATTACAAACGCCTTATTAATCAAGGTGTAAGCGGTTGGTGGTCGGATAAGGTAGAACCCGAAACACATCCTTTAAATTTACTCCACCCAATAGGTTCTACCTTACAGGTACATAATTTATATCCGTTGATATGGGCTCAAAATATGTCGGAAGGGTATCGCATAGAATACCCTCAAAAAAGGCTTTTTCATCTTATTCGTTCAGCCTATACTGGTGCACAACGATACGGAGTGTTGCCTTGGAGTGGCGACGTAACGCGTTATTGGGCTGGGCTCAATGTCCAAATCCCGATTATGCTACAGTCAGGCATGTCGGGCTTGGCTTATATGCACTCGGATGTGGGGGGCTTTTTTACCGACCCTTCGCAGAAAGATAAAAATGAAGAGCTTGATTTAAGATGGTTACAGATGTCGGTTTTTTCGCCAATGGTTCGTGTACATGGGCTTCGCGAAAATATTGAACCCTACAATTTGTCTGAACCTTTTGGCTCAATTTTTAGAAACTACCTCAATATTCGCTACAAGCTTTTACCCTATATTTATACACTTGCATGGCAAAACACAACAACAGGAAGACCAATTTGTTTGCCAATGGATTATTTTGAGTTTGATAAACCCTTAGGTAATAATAAAGACCAATATTTCTTTGGTGAAAACTTGCTAGTAGCTCCTGTATTATTACATGGAATGCTTGTGCGTAAGGTGGTTTTACCCAAAGGAAAATGGTTTAATTTCTGGACAAATGAACTGCACGATGGTAATAATAATGTATTTAATCAATTGTCATTAGAACACATTCCTGTATATGCCAAAGCTGGAAGTATTATTCCTCTGGCTCAGTCGGCCAAAGTATCTACAGAATACTATACCTCCGATAGTTTATTGCTAAAATACTTTCAAGATATATCAGTGCCAAGTACAACATTTACGATGTATCATGACGATGGAAATAATCCGCAGGCAATAGCTAGCCAGCAGTTTGAGCAATTACAGTTTTCGGGCCAAACTTGGACAGATAGTATTGCTATTCAGTTGAATAGAACTCATACATTTAAAGGTGGGCTATCTACTAGAGCCATGGTTTTAGAAGTAGAAAACCTAACCTCTATTCCCAAATCGGTTAAGATTAACAACCAGAATGTTGCCGTGGTATTGAACGAATCGGCTTTTAACAAAGATTTTTTATCGTACTATAATGTGGCTACCAAGCAGCTCAAAATACGGTATCTGTGGAATTGTAACGAACGAGTTCAGATTAGTATTGAACGCAATGGTTTGGCAATTATCACTGGCATAGATGAAGAACTGGCAGAAAGCAGTTTCTTTAGTGTTCATCCAAATCCTGTTCAGGCTGGTCAAAACATTACCATAACTACTAATATTCCATCTACGGGTAGATACACCCTCGAATTACTCTCTGAACAAGGAACGGTATTGTCGCAAGTAAACATAGGAAAACAGTCTAAAGGTGTTGTATTAAAACAAAACTGGGAAATGCCTGTCGTACGTGGGGTACATATTATTCGATTGATAGAAGAAAATGGAATAGTGGTCAGTAAAAAAATAGTAATTTTTTAA
- a CDS encoding DUF4249 domain-containing protein has translation MKPLLSLFLLFCIGLLSCVETYDVEINTSKGYLLVDGVLTDLNEPQVITISRTLEDASFSSSEYSASIRSKETTTLPVTQAQVKVVVNDKETLELTEIEPGYYQLPNGFRGKVGNTYQLMFLTTDGKRYTSSVEKMLPVPTIKNIYDEFNPKGIKSAFPGSEQIACNNIYVDFDDTANEKNFYRWRWVNWEIQTICETCRQGKYYLYETGNGITGDCYRDLTLLGNNLYDYSCDNLCWDIFYSSDINIQSDIYTDGQSQKGKLAAQIPLIQSNASLVSVQQMSLTPNAYRNLKLLQDQSVNTGTLADTPPAPIKSNVNNIKDEQELVLGFFTVSSVSEIRFNLTRKNTSGGAYNNIFKTINNRDAIYEEPSNERPYIPLAICKKSRKRTPSMPQGWK, from the coding sequence ATGAAGCCTTTATTAAGTCTTTTTTTGCTGTTCTGTATAGGTTTGTTATCTTGTGTAGAAACTTATGATGTCGAAATTAATACTTCAAAAGGGTATTTACTTGTCGATGGAGTCCTCACAGATTTAAACGAACCTCAGGTTATTACCATTAGCCGAACCCTAGAAGATGCCTCTTTTTCTAGTTCAGAATATTCAGCTTCTATTCGTTCTAAAGAAACTACAACACTTCCAGTTACTCAGGCTCAGGTAAAAGTAGTGGTGAATGATAAAGAAACCCTCGAGCTAACTGAAATAGAGCCAGGGTATTATCAGTTGCCCAATGGCTTTAGAGGAAAAGTTGGCAATACATATCAATTAATGTTTTTGACTACCGATGGTAAAAGATATACATCGTCTGTTGAAAAAATGTTGCCTGTACCCACAATCAAGAATATTTATGATGAGTTTAATCCAAAAGGAATTAAAAGTGCTTTCCCTGGAAGCGAGCAGATAGCTTGCAATAATATATATGTTGATTTTGATGATACCGCAAACGAGAAAAACTTTTATAGATGGCGTTGGGTTAACTGGGAAATTCAAACAATTTGTGAAACATGTAGGCAAGGAAAGTATTACCTATACGAAACAGGAAATGGTATAACAGGCGATTGTTATCGAGACCTTACCTTGCTAGGAAATAACCTCTATGATTATAGCTGTGATAATTTATGTTGGGATATTTTTTATAGTTCAGACATCAATATCCAGTCGGATATATATACCGATGGGCAGTCGCAAAAAGGAAAGCTAGCCGCCCAAATACCACTGATACAGTCTAACGCATCGTTAGTAAGTGTTCAACAAATGTCGCTGACTCCTAATGCTTATCGAAACTTAAAGTTATTACAAGACCAATCTGTTAATACAGGAACGTTGGCCGATACGCCTCCTGCACCTATCAAAAGCAACGTCAATAATATCAAAGACGAACAAGAACTTGTATTAGGCTTTTTTACGGTTTCATCGGTGTCTGAGATAAGGTTTAACCTTACTAGAAAAAATACCTCTGGCGGAGCCTACAATAATATTTTTAAAACTATCAACAACCGAGATGCTATTTACGAAGAACCTTCTAATGAACGACCGTATATTCCTTTAGCTATCTGTAAAAAAAGTAGAAAAAGAACACCAAGTATGCCTCAAGGTTGGAAATAA
- a CDS encoding VCBS repeat-containing protein produces the protein MKIFQKIAFILFISMAVACSKQENEPVFELMKEEETGIVFNNKIENTEEFNIFNYRNFYNGGGVAVGDINNDGLPDIFFTSNMGSNKLYLNKGNWKYEDISKKAGIEEADKWNTGVVMVDINHDGLLDIYVCNAGYRKFTKQQKNALFINNGNLTFTESAAKYGLDEGGYTTHAAFFDYDMDGDLDCYILNNSFIPVNTLNYANNRDMRAEDWPVKDFLKGGGDKLMRNDNGVFHDVSKEAGIYSSLIGFGLGVTIGDANNDHYPDIYVSNDFYEKDYLYINQKDGTFKEEIEQRMKHISLASMGADMADVNNDGFSEIITTDMLPRDEYRLKTTSSFDNHYVFKLKKDRGFYNQFQQNSLQLNNQDGTFSEIGNYAGVAASDWSWGALMFDADNDGYNDIYVCNGIYHDVIDQDFIDFFANELMQRMESTGVKESFSKIIENMPSHPIPNNFFHNTQTLKFEEKAKAFGFETPSFSNGATYADLDNDGDLDLVVNNVNMPCFVYRNNSDKLTNKKHYIKVKLQGEGQNTFAVGAKVDIYANKMVQTRMVVPSRGFQSSTEYPLTFGLGSISKLDSMVITWPNLRISVYKNPKIDFTHTVAIKDAHKITNYPPTQSTKGYFEVLASPLEKHVEDSYEDFYQEKNLPALLSREGPKAAVGDVNGDGLEDIYICGAKYQGGRLYLQTASGFQKSPQAIFKTFSFTEDTAVSFFDADNDGDLDLYVGSGGNENTKGSSELLDRLYLNDGKGQFSYVSNAIPINSYNTSVVLPYDVDGDGDLDLFVGSRSVPIQYGQNPPSFIYENQGNGTFKDVTSSVAPDLLELGMIRDASWSDINGDGKKDLVVVGDWIAPQILIASGKKFQKATSGLEQYTGFWEAVKVLDIDKDGDNDLVIGNMGENFTLKASIEAPLKIWVKDFDKNGSTDKILTKTVGGKDVPVFLKREMAEQFPALKKQILKHSDYAQKTLQDLFPSDILEGSLIKTVGYCKSVVAVNDGKGNFTLSELPEVTQLSCINAIETTDINHDGLPDLMLGGNYTGFIPQLGMIDASRGNVLINKGKGHFEALTNQQSGFLLNGEIKQIVPLKMKGQVNYLALVNNDFPKVFRLKK, from the coding sequence ATGAAAATTTTTCAGAAAATCGCTTTTATTCTTTTCATAAGTATGGCTGTGGCTTGTTCTAAACAAGAAAATGAGCCTGTGTTTGAGCTGATGAAAGAAGAGGAAACGGGTATCGTATTTAATAACAAAATTGAGAATACCGAAGAGTTTAATATTTTCAATTATCGTAACTTTTATAACGGTGGTGGCGTAGCAGTAGGTGACATCAACAACGATGGATTACCCGATATTTTCTTTACGTCCAATATGGGGTCTAACAAACTTTACCTCAATAAAGGCAATTGGAAATATGAAGATATTTCTAAAAAAGCAGGTATAGAAGAAGCCGATAAATGGAATACAGGTGTAGTAATGGTTGATATTAATCATGATGGACTGTTGGATATTTATGTCTGTAATGCGGGCTATCGCAAATTTACTAAACAGCAAAAAAACGCTCTTTTTATCAACAACGGAAACCTGACTTTTACCGAATCTGCTGCTAAGTATGGTTTAGATGAAGGTGGATATACCACACATGCAGCCTTTTTTGATTACGACATGGACGGCGATTTGGATTGTTATATTCTCAACAATAGCTTTATTCCTGTAAATACCCTTAACTATGCTAATAATCGTGATATGCGTGCTGAAGATTGGCCTGTAAAGGATTTCTTGAAGGGGGGAGGCGACAAATTGATGCGAAATGATAATGGTGTTTTCCATGATGTGTCTAAGGAAGCAGGTATTTATAGTAGCTTAATCGGCTTTGGCTTGGGTGTCACTATAGGCGATGCCAACAACGACCATTATCCAGATATTTACGTTTCCAACGATTTTTATGAAAAAGATTATCTGTATATCAACCAAAAAGATGGGACTTTTAAAGAAGAAATAGAACAACGGATGAAGCATATTAGTTTGGCTTCGATGGGTGCCGATATGGCCGATGTCAATAATGATGGTTTCTCTGAAATTATTACAACCGATATGTTGCCAAGAGATGAATACCGCCTCAAAACAACTTCTTCTTTCGATAATCATTATGTGTTTAAATTAAAAAAAGACCGTGGTTTTTATAATCAGTTTCAGCAAAATAGCCTTCAACTCAACAACCAAGATGGTACCTTTAGCGAAATTGGTAATTACGCAGGTGTTGCCGCCAGCGATTGGAGCTGGGGGGCATTGATGTTTGATGCCGATAACGATGGTTACAATGATATTTATGTGTGTAATGGGATTTACCACGATGTAATCGACCAAGATTTTATTGATTTTTTTGCCAATGAGTTGATGCAACGTATGGAGTCTACAGGCGTAAAAGAAAGCTTTAGCAAGATTATTGAAAATATGCCTTCACATCCAATTCCCAACAATTTTTTCCATAATACCCAAACCCTAAAGTTTGAGGAGAAAGCCAAAGCGTTTGGATTTGAAACCCCGTCGTTCTCTAATGGAGCTACGTATGCCGATTTAGACAACGATGGCGACTTAGATTTGGTGGTAAATAATGTCAATATGCCTTGCTTTGTATATCGCAACAACTCAGATAAACTAACCAATAAAAAGCATTATATCAAGGTGAAATTACAGGGTGAGGGGCAAAATACTTTTGCTGTAGGGGCCAAAGTGGATATTTATGCCAACAAAATGGTACAAACTCGTATGGTAGTTCCTTCAAGGGGCTTTCAGTCTAGTACCGAATATCCATTGACATTTGGCTTGGGTAGTATCTCAAAATTAGATTCAATGGTTATTACTTGGCCCAACCTCCGAATCAGTGTCTATAAGAATCCTAAAATAGATTTTACGCATACTGTAGCTATTAAAGATGCCCATAAAATAACGAATTATCCTCCAACACAATCAACCAAAGGGTATTTTGAAGTCCTTGCCAGTCCATTAGAAAAACACGTAGAAGATAGTTACGAAGATTTTTATCAAGAAAAAAACTTACCTGCATTGCTTTCTCGCGAAGGGCCTAAAGCCGCCGTTGGCGATGTGAATGGTGATGGGCTAGAAGATATTTATATCTGTGGTGCCAAATATCAAGGAGGGCGGCTTTATTTGCAAACGGCTTCTGGTTTTCAAAAATCACCTCAGGCTATCTTCAAAACGTTTTCATTTACAGAAGATACTGCCGTTAGCTTTTTCGATGCCGACAACGATGGTGATTTAGATTTGTATGTAGGTAGCGGAGGCAATGAAAATACCAAAGGGTCGAGCGAACTACTAGACCGCCTGTATCTTAACGATGGTAAAGGACAATTTAGCTATGTGTCGAATGCCATTCCTATTAATAGCTACAATACATCTGTGGTATTACCATACGATGTTGATGGCGACGGCGACCTAGATTTATTTGTAGGCAGTAGGAGTGTTCCTATTCAGTATGGTCAAAACCCTCCAAGTTTTATATACGAAAACCAGGGCAATGGTACATTCAAGGATGTAACCTCATCGGTAGCTCCTGATTTGCTCGAATTAGGGATGATTCGTGATGCCTCGTGGAGTGATATCAATGGCGACGGTAAAAAAGATTTGGTGGTTGTTGGCGACTGGATAGCTCCGCAAATATTAATTGCATCAGGAAAGAAATTTCAGAAAGCTACCAGTGGATTAGAGCAATATACAGGTTTTTGGGAAGCTGTAAAGGTTTTGGATATTGACAAAGACGGTGACAATGACTTGGTAATAGGTAATATGGGCGAAAACTTTACCCTAAAAGCTAGTATTGAAGCTCCGCTCAAAATCTGGGTAAAAGATTTTGATAAAAATGGTAGCACCGACAAAATCCTGACCAAGACAGTAGGAGGGAAAGACGTACCTGTTTTCTTAAAAAGAGAAATGGCCGAACAGTTTCCAGCCCTTAAAAAGCAGATACTAAAACATTCAGATTATGCCCAAAAAACTTTACAAGACCTTTTCCCTTCCGATATCTTAGAGGGTAGTCTTATAAAAACAGTAGGTTATTGTAAATCAGTAGTTGCTGTTAACGATGGCAAAGGCAACTTTACTTTGAGCGAGCTACCAGAAGTAACCCAATTGTCGTGTATCAATGCTATTGAAACCACCGATATAAATCACGACGGGCTACCCGACCTTATGCTAGGAGGAAATTATACAGGATTTATTCCACAGCTCGGAATGATAGATGCAAGCCGTGGCAATGTGCTAATCAACAAAGGGAAAGGACATTTTGAAGCCCTAACAAACCAGCAGAGTGGCTTTTTGCTCAATGGCGAAATAAAGCAGATTGTTCCTTTAAAAATGAAAGGTCAGGTCAATTACCTGGCATTGGTCAACAACGATTTTCCGAAGGTGTTTAGGTTGAAAAAATAA